Proteins encoded within one genomic window of Brassica rapa cultivar Chiifu-401-42 chromosome A09, CAAS_Brap_v3.01, whole genome shotgun sequence:
- the LOC103839468 gene encoding protein VAC14 homolog codes for MSDALSAIPAAVHRNLSDKLYEKRKNAAIEIENTVKLLIAAGDHDKISKVIDVLIKEFAKSPQANHRKGGLIGLAAVTVGLATEAAQYLEQIVPPVIDSFTDQDSRVRYYACEALYNIAKVVRGEFILFFNKIFDALCKLSADSDANVQSAAHLLDRLVKDIVTESDQFSIEEFIPLLKERMNVLNPYVRQFLVGWITVLDSVPDIDMLGFLPDFLDGLFNMLSDSSHEIRQQADSALSEFLQEIKNSPSVDYGRMAEILVQRASSSDEFTRLTAITWINEFVKLGGDQLVRYYADILGAILPCISDKEEKIRVVARETNEELRSIHVEPSDGFDVGAILSVARRQLSSDHEATRIEALNWISTLLNKHRTEVLCFLNDIFDTLLKALSDSSDDVVLLVLEVHAGVAKDPQYFRHLIVFLVHNFRADNSLLERRGAIIVRRLCVLLDAERVYRELSTILEGEDNLDFASTMVQALNLILLTAPELSKLRGLLKGSLINREGRELFVALYASWCHSPMAIISLCLLAQAYQHASVVIQSLVEEDINVKFLVQLDKLIRLLETPIFTYLRLQLLEPGRYTWLLKTLYGLLMLLPQQSAAFKILRTRLKTVPTYSFSGGGNQISRASSGVPFSQYMNHHEDDDAEDINITSSHQGINFAARLQQFENVQSQHRVQARNNVKYTYTTSSSSASKEVKRSEDEEEEQHKPPPSSRSSSVADNSRPPSRSSRKGPGQLQL; via the exons ATGTCAGACGCTCTTTCGGCGATTCCCGCCGCCGTTCATCGCAATCTCTCCGATAAACTCTACGAGAAGCGCAAAAATGCTGCGATTGAG ATTGAGAATACTGTGAAGCTTTTAATTGCTGCGGGTGACCATGACAAGATCTCCAAAGTCATCGATGTGTTGATTAAGGAGTTTGCTAAATCTCCTCAAGCTAATCATCGAAAG GGTGGACTCATTGGCTTAGCTGCTGTAACTGTTGGTTTGGCCACAGAAGCTGCTCAATACCTTGAG CAAATAGTGCCACCTGTGATTGACTCCTTCACCGATCAAGATAGCCGAGTTCGGTACTATGCATGTGAAGCTCTCTATAACATTGCAAAG GTTGTGAGAGGGGAGTTCATTTTGTTCTTCAATAAGATTTTTGATGCTTTATGCAAACTCTCGGCTGATTCTGATGCCAATGTCCAAAGTGCTGCTCATCTTTTGGATCGCCTCGTTAAG GATATTGTGACAGAGAGTGATCAATTCAG TATTGAGGAATTCATACCGCTGTTAAAAGAACGCATGAACGTTTTAAACCCTTATGTTCGACAATTTCTGGTAGGATGGATCACTGTTCTTGACAGTGTTCCTGACATTGATATGCTCGGGTTTCTGCCAGATTTTCTTGATG GGTTATTCAATATGCTGAGCGACTCTAGTCATGAAATACGACAGCAAGCTGATTCAGCTCTGTCAGAGTTTCTTCAAGAGATTAAAAATTCACCA TCTGTAGATTATGGTCGCATGGCCGAAATACTGGTGCAGagggcttcttcttctgatgaaTTCACTCGGTTAACGGCCATCACATGG ATAAACGAGTTTGTAAAACTCGGAGGTGACCAGCTCGTGCGTTACTATGCTGATATTCTTGGAGCTATCTTGCCTTGCATATctgacaaagaagaaaaaatcagGGTG GTTGCTCGTGAAACCAACGAAGAACTTCGTTCAATCCATGTTGAACCCTCAGATGGTTTTGATGTCGGTGCGATCCTCTCTGTAGCAAGGAG GCAGCTATCAAGCGATCATGAGGCTACCCGAATTGAAGCCTTGAATTGGATATCAACACTTTTGAACAAGCATCGTACTGAG GTCCTGTGCTTCCTGAATGACATATTTGACACACTGCTAAAAGCACTATCTGATTCTTCTGACGAC GTGGTGCTTTTGGTTCTGGAGGTTCATGCTGGTGTAGCAAAAGATCCACAATACTTTCGCCATCTCATCGTCTTTTTAGTCCACAATTTTCGAGCTGATAATTCTCTATTGGAAAG GCGTGGTGCCATTATTGTCCGGAGATTGTGTGTACTTTTGGATGCTGAAAGAGTCTATCGAGAGCTCTCAACTATACTCGAGGGAGAAGATAATCTTGACTTTGCTTCAACCATGGTTCAG GCATTGAATTTGATTTTGCTTACAGCCCCAGAGTTATCAAAACTAAGAGGTCTTCTAAAAGGTTCACTCATCAATCGCgaagggagagaactttttgtTGCCTTGTACGCTTCATGGTGCCATTCACCTATGGCCATTATAAGCCTCTGCTTATTAGCTCAG GCGTACCAGCACGCGAGTGTCGTGATTCAGTCATTGGTAGAAGAAGACATAAACGTCAAGTTTCTTGTACAGCTTGATAAATTGATCCGGCTTCTCGAAACTCCAATCTTTACTTACCTTAGATTGCAG CTTCTGGAACCAGGGAGATACACATGGTTGCTGAAAACACTTTATGGTCTTCTAATGTTGCTTCCTCag CAAAGTGCGGCGTTTAAGATACTTCGGACAAGACTCAAAACTGTCCCAACATACTCATTCAGTGGCGGTGGAAACCAAATAAGCAGAGCATCTTCAGGAGTTCCTTTCTCTCAGTATATGAATCATCACGAGGACGATGATGCAGAAGACATTAATATCACCAGTTCTCACCAAGGAATCAATTTTGCTGCACGGTTGCAACAATTTGAGAATGTACAGAGTCAGCATCGTGTCCAGGCAAGGAATAATGTCAAGTACACATATACCACTTCCTCTTCTTCTGCATCAAAG GAGGTGAAGAGatctgaagatgaagaagaagaacaacatAAACCTCCACCTTCCTCGAGATCATCATCAGTTGCAGACAACAGTCGACCTCCATCAAGATCCTCAAGAAAAGGCCCTGGTCAATTACAGCTTTAA
- the LOC108869715 gene encoding uncharacterized protein LOC108869715: protein MGEGDDSSASKSSTTEHRGVVAATPYSLHASDNPGALITSVTLTGENYNEWASEMTNALRAKRKLGFIEGTIPQPATGDPNLELWFSVNSMIVGWIRTSIESRVRSTVTFIQDSHKLWENLRKRFSVGNRVRIHHLKEQLARCKQEGQSVIDYFGRLSKMWEELDMYSPLPKCTCSAIIEFEKAREAEKIH, encoded by the coding sequence ATGGGCGAAGGAGACGATTCTTCTGCGTCCAAGAGTTCAACTACAGAACACAGAGGTGTTGTAGCCGCAACACCATACTCTCTCCATGCTTCAGACAATCCCGGAGCATTAATAACGTCGGTGACGTTGACAGGAGAGAACTACAACGAGTGGGCCAGCGAGATGACCAATGCACTTCGTGCAAAACGTAAACTTGGTTTCATCGAGGGTACCATTCCGCAACCAGCTACAGGAGATCCAAATTTGGAACTGTGGTTTTCAGTTAATTCTATGATTGTAGGATGGATAAGGACGTCCATCGAGTCTCGAGTAAGGTCCACGGTCACTTTCATACAAGATTCACACAAACTATGGGAGAATCTACGTAAACGGTTCTCAGTGGGGAACAGAGTCCGTATACATCACCTTAAGGAGCAACTCGCGCGGTGCAAACAAGAGGGTCAGTCGGTGATTGACTATTTTGGTCGACTATCAAAGATGTGGGAAGAACTAGACATGTACTCTCCGCTTCCGAAGTGTACGTGTTCAGCTATAATAGAGTTCGAGAAAGCAAGGGAAGCAGAGAAAATTCATTAG